From a region of the Helianthus annuus cultivar XRQ/B chromosome 5, HanXRQr2.0-SUNRISE, whole genome shotgun sequence genome:
- the LOC110941021 gene encoding protein disulfide-isomerase LQY1, chloroplastic codes for MSSATSLRSPFLYPPLKLSSSSSSSSQLHSLSFRNQRFSHRIKAELDQNTVVAVAVGVVSVAVGLGIPIFYETQIDSAAKRENTQPCFPCNGTGAQSCRFCTGSGDVTVELGGGEKEVSRCINCDGAGALTCTTCQGSGIQPRYLDRREFKDDD; via the exons ATGTCATCCGCAACTTCTCTTCGTTCTCCCTTCCTCTATCCGCCATTGAagctttcttcatcttcatcttcatcttctcaaCTTCACTCGCTTTCCTTCCGAAATCAACGGTTTTCTCACCGCATTAAAGCTGAGCTCGATCAGAACACG GTGGTGGCTGTTGCGGTTGGAGTGGTGAGTGTTGCGGTTGGACTCGGCATTCCCATTTTCTACGAAACACAGATTGATAGTGCT GCAAAACGAGAGAACACACAGCCATGCTTCCCCTGCAACGGAACCGGGGCAC AATCATGTAGATTTTGCACAGGAAGTGGTGATGTAACAGTTGAGCTTGGAGGTGGAGAGAAAGAAGTTTCTAGATGCATAAATTGTGATGGTGCTGGTGCTTTGACTTGCACTACATGTCAAGGCAGTGGTATCCAACCTCGGTACCTTGACCGCAG AGAATTCAAGGATGATGATTAG